The Brachypodium distachyon strain Bd21 chromosome 4, Brachypodium_distachyon_v3.0, whole genome shotgun sequence nucleotide sequence ttttgcacAGCTCGACCGgaaaaataccaaaaacaATCACAAAGTTTGTACCGATCTATTGCATCGACGATCAGGGGCGATCCATGAGACTTTTCATTTCAGTACACAAAAAGACTAGAAAACAGAATGGAGCCAATAAGATAAGACTTCTGATTCAATACACCCCTCCTTCTTTCAACGAAAACACAGGGATGGTCCAGATCACTCCGTACCCCTTCATAAAAGGACATGATGGAcattaattaatatttttttctcttctttccaCTTGGCTCCAAACAACAttagatgttttttatttttccggAGATTGCACCGTTGGATCACGACGAAATTTCACGAGCTTGtagtagacaaaattccgcacaatcccaCCGAAGGGATCAGCGAAATATTTCTTGAGCCAGCGGCAAACATGCGAACAATTCGGACGTTTGTGCTGTCCCGCACGGCTgtgagaaatccaaacaacgCTCGGTGTTTTGAAATTTTCCGaagattccaccgttggatcgcgatgaaatttcacattgtagTGGTACACAAAATTCCGCACATTCTCATCGAAAGGATCGGCAAAATCTTTCTTGAGGCAGCGGGGACCATGCAAACAATTTGGACGTTTGTCCTGTCTCGTAGGGTCGCgagaaattcaaacaacactcgattttttcaagttttctggagattccaccgttggatcacGACGAAATTTTACACTGTGCTATTAGacaaaattccgcacaatctCACCGTAGGGATCGTTGAAATAATAATTAGATCAACGAAAAACATGCGAACAAATCAGACATTCATGCTGTGACGCACGGCCGCGAGGAATCCGAACAACACTTGGTGTTTTGGAGTTGGCCGGAGATTTCACCGTCGGATCGAAACGAAATTTCACACCATCATAGTAGACATAATTTCGCACAATCTTACTGATGGGATTGTCGAAATAATATTTTAGACTGCAAATACTTTGCAAGAGAGGAAAAAggcaggagaaagaaaaaaaataggcaaaagaagagcaaaaggaaatagaagaaaaaacgtGAAAAGACCATCATACTCTTCTGAGTTTGGGAGGGGGTTGTATTGAATTAGGCCTCATGAGAGAAAGCAAATTAAAGGACAAGATATATGCATACAAAGGACTTCTTTCCTTATGACCATATATAAAAAGGCTGAATTTTCATATATAGACAGTGGTTATACAGAGAcgactactactactacataTTGAGAGCATGCAGTGATGCAGATAGGATATTACAATGTCTGGCTACATATATTAATTGTTGCCTGGCCAATCAAGGATCGATCGTCGTCACATGTGCCTTTGACTTTCCATATCTGCCTAGGCGGGCTGAGCTCATTAGCTAGCGTTGAATAGTACTTGTCCTAGCGACATTCTTCTGCCGCAGGCATCACCAGGAATGGCTCGAAGGTAGATGTCAGGCCAGCGAGCTGCACAAGAATCAGCATCAAGAACACCACTTGATCACCTGCATTCATGGTTGAAAAAAAGTCAATTGGATCAActagataaataaataatcacAAATCTCGTTTTTCTCAACTTAAATCAATTCTCCCTCCATGGAAATCTCCAAGCTGACAAAGATACCCCCAAACCGACAAATATACCCCCAAAACCTACACAGTACAATTTCATTTATTTGAAAATCGTCGACAGGGGCAATAATTTCCTTTTCAATAAGAAGGAAACTAATGCAGAATACACGAAGTATCACTGCAGAGTGCAAAACAGATTGGCATAGCTTAATCACCTGGGAAGAAGGTGGCATTCTGACGTTTCTGTGCCCACGAGAATCTGCACCGATAAGTACAAATTCAGTGACACTAGACATTCTTTTGTATCAGTAATTCACATCAGTACCATCATGTTCCACTTGtttatgaaatttatttgATGAAATTAGGTACAGAATTACTAATATACTCACAGAACGCCTGCTCCAAGTGGAGCAACTGCCTTGAAGAACGACATGGCGGTTGTCGATATACCATTTGCAGTGCCTCTTTGGTCTTGACGCTGGTATGAGTTACAGacaaaaataaatacgtaGTTGTATCTTTTTCTTACACATAATATGGTTATGGAACGGCAAAAAGTTCAGTTGCCTAATGGATTATATACATACCACAGCATTGTTCTGAATAAGGCACATTGCTGTACTGATAGTAATCTATATAAGTTTGCAAGAGAATGATTAGATACACTTGGATATATAAAAGTAAGAATACAAAAAAAGTCCTCTCATTAAATGCTTTTTTTCGTTTTCCTTCAGATTTCTAATAAAGGAAGGGCGTAGGAATTCTTACTCCAAGAACACTTCTCGTCATGGTTGCAGCGTAAAGAGCGAAAGAAAGTTTTGAACCAGATAGGTATGTCATAAAGGGAAACGTAGCGAGTACAAGTATCGATAGAGCCTGCAAGGCCATTAGTCAATATATGAGTGATGATCATGAACAATATGTTTGTCTACTTATTTGGAATCGAGGCACAGTATATAAGATGCAACTTACGGAAGCAATACGCGATGAAATGAGTGGTCCGAGAAATTTATTAACCCAATGATAGATGATGAGCTGATATACAAGAAGACTAGCACCTGAAACAAATTAAGGGACGACAAAACACAATTAATTAGTTCTCCCTAACTATGTGTAGGTATACTACAAATTCAAGCATAAGTTCTATGAATCTTTCAAAagttaaggaaaaaaaataggtcAAAGCAGAGGGATGTAATACCTGCCACAGCAAGAACCTCACCAATATCTCCAGATGAGAAGCTAAGACCACCATACTTTCTGTCACTCACAGCCCATAGGGAAAGTATCTAGAATTCAAAGATGATGTATAGTTCTAAGATTAGCAAGCAAGATCACAATGTTAAACACAAATGAATGTGGTTCAAACGACGATGACATAAATTAATTTATTAGCATTTACAAGCAATATGCAaaaatcaagttttttttgaaacatctGGTATTTTACCTCGCTATATGCCGTTTCATGAAGACCAAACAAACAGTATGATGCCATAGTTGACATCCATGGCCAATTCTGTAGCAAACTCTTCTTGCGAGGTAAATCCCAATGAGCTTGTTGTGATGGCAAGGCTTTGACTATTTTGATATCCTTTTCAGTAATTTTGTGCTTATGTATAGTCTCCTGTGAGTTCATTAGAGAAATATGACCATATTAAATAATAGTTACACTAGTGATATTAGTAATTAGCAAGCTAGGATATTTTCAGGAACTTATAGGGAGTGGCCTATAATGAAGTAATTAAAAGGAATGCAGGATATTTCAGTAATTAGCAAGGATAGAGAACTTAATTAAGCACAATTGGACAGTACATATTCCTAGAATGAAGGTATAAATTTGAGTAAAGAAACCCATTCTGTACATACCGGAAGCCATATACAACTTAGTAGAACAATAGCAGCAAAGAGTGACACAACAAGACAAGGTAACAGATATGGGAACCTGCAAAATCCAATTAATTAGCGACCGATAAGTAAATTAGTAAAGTAGTAGTTGCAAGCAGtttgataaataaatatatcttGTGCTTGCACGACCTACCTCCCAAAAATTGACTCCTTGGAAAATGCCCGTTGATATTTTTCAGCAGGCTGACAAAAGGAGAATAAATTAAGAAAATGGAAACAGTCCATCTCTTCATTTTCGTCTAACTAGCAATCCTAAACATTcaatatatgcatgtatgtcCAATATGTATCAAACCAAGCATGTATTACTAATTTACTATATCCATCGCGAGCGTTGGACTAGAATTATTTTTCCCTTCAGATGATTGGGCCGGTTTGGAACTGAATGTGTCATCAAGCATTGTTCTACAATTTTTCTTCAGATGATATTGGATTTCAAAATTAAACTGTAGTTAGTGCAGAAAGGACTGGGGAGTAAGGTTGCATCTAGTATTGTCAACCTTCTGACATAAATATAATATTGTGGATGCATGGTAGGTAAAATTATTTGGTTGATAACAAAACTCAAtcctgccttttttttttgctatgagCAAAGTATTGACTCTTTTTCGAGGCAACAAAATATTGGCTCTTGCTTGGAtggttgccaaaattttgtgGCGTGCACATGCTGCTTGACCAATTATAGCTTGTTTTTCTTGCCAACATCGATCAAAACATGTCCAGCAAAATTAAACCTTAGCCAAAATTTTAGGTAGCTGGTGTTTTGATGGTGAGGTTGACTTAGACTCAAAGCAAACACACCCTAGCTCCTAAACCCTGACTCGTGTGATTATATAAGCACTGTATGTCTGTATAGACTGGTACCTGGGCAAGGTAGCCTCCAAGACCTGGACCAATAACAAGACCCACACCCCACGCAGTATTCACCTGTAAGTAAAGAACAATTTTCAAAAGAACAACTACACGTAAATTCGCAAACAAAGTTCGCAGAGTTGCTCGAAAGATTACAACTGAGAGGCCAAGAGCTTGATGTTCAGTTTGACAAACTTCAATAGCATAAGCCTGGAATGGTTGGTACAGATTATATGTTATTGAGACATATATAAACCACAATTGAGAATCCTACAGTCACATGTTGATTAAAACTGCTACATTTTAACTACCTTAATTGGTCCAAGTATACCATTTAGAGAACCTAGAAGAAGTCTTGCAGCAACTGCCATCCAATACTTTGTACTTAGCCCGAAGAGTGTCTGAAGTAAGACACTGCAATGTACCAGTGACAGGGCTAGATGAGCTACATACTTCCACATAAGAAATGTTGCTAAAATTGAACTAGAATCACATCCTTTTTTTACCGATGAATTAGAATCCATATCCTACTTACACAGACAACATTGAAAATGCAATGACAGGCTTCCGTCCGAGACGATCTGCGGCGATACCCCAAAATATTGAAGTGGTGGCTCTACCAATCATGTATGAAGCAGCTACAATTGAAAATACCAATAAATTACATATATAATATGTGACACCTCAAGAACAGTCTCTGACAATTATAATAACTAAATGACAATAAGTTATTTCTGAACAAGGTGAGACTGAAACCATACCAAGAAAACCAGCATACGATCCAATGTCTTCCTCATTTTTAGCAACGTTGAAGTCTCTAACCTGTGGAAAGAGATAAAGAGATGAGATGCTACTTGCATGAAGCAAGAGAGATCCTCATCAATCAGAAAGAGCAATTTCGAGTTTACGAATTCTAAATCAAATCATTTTATATTAGGCTGGGGATAGTTTCGTAACAGAAATTAAGGTAAATTAACCAAATTTCACATCTAGCTATATATAAATTCGACTTATATATTCATTGTGTTGTCCATATTTAACCTCGCCTtacaaaaagagagaggataGTCCCTTAACCTCGCTTAATATTTATCTTAATTGTTTAAAGAGTCATAAAGTTTTGTAATAACTAACCTAGCACATATTTGCAATGAGGTACTTACCATGAAatacatgaaggggaagagaCACGTGATTGGTAGGGCTGAAAAGGACAAAGGCAAGGGCATCTTAATCAtataaaaaagttaaaatAATGCGGCAGGCAAGACAAGCATATGTAGTAGTTAATAAATTAGCAAGGAAACAACAAAGATGATATGCATGTGCTCATCATCCTGTTCCTTTTGTCATGCATCCATGAGGAGGGCGAAATTAGAGCCTATTTTAAAATGATTTTTAATGAGTTGATTAGTATCTATTAACTAGAATGAAATTTTTtagggagggggaggggggcagAGCCCCGCGGCGCCCCCCGTTTGGCTCCGTCCCTGATCCTATGTCCCTCTGTATAGTGGGTATTCGGTTCCTAGAACTTGCATTTAGCTCATAAACCCTAAAAGTGAACAATTTCGTCTTTCGAATCTTGAAACCATTTTGATTCCATCTCCTAACAAATGTTTCAACACATTTTAtagatatataaaaatacGGAGGTTTCGCACACGTGAGAGCATAATATATACGATCGTTGATTTGGATCATTACGGACGATTAATTAGACACATACACGCTGCGAGGGTGGTGGCACTGACGAA carries:
- the LOC100823708 gene encoding protein ZINC INDUCED FACILITATOR-LIKE 1 isoform X1; this translates as MSSVEEALLLKPPPSTVVCHRAAAEAVAAACHHDGCPGCAMDRRKESLGGRIPIRELSFVSATTLAASLPITCLFPFMYFMVRDFNVAKNEEDIGSYAGFLAASYMIGRATTSIFWGIAADRLGRKPVIAFSMLSVVLLQTLFGLSTKYWMAVAARLLLGSLNGILGPIKAYAIEVCQTEHQALGLSVVIFRATLRTLFANLRVVVLLKIVLYLQVNTAWGVGLVIGPGLGGYLAQPAEKYQRAFSKESIFGRFPYLLPCLVVSLFAAIVLLSCIWLPETIHKHKITEKDIKIVKALPSQQAHWDLPRKKSLLQNWPWMSTMASYCLFGLHETAYSEILSLWAVSDRKYGGLSFSSGDIGEVLAVAGASLLVYQLIIYHWVNKFLGPLISSRIASALSILVLATFPFMTYLSGSKLSFALYAATMTRSVLGITISTAMCLIQNNAVRQDQRGTANGISTTAMSFFKAVAPLGAGVLFSWAQKRQNATFFPGDQVVFLMLILVQLAGLTSTFEPFLVMPAAEECR
- the LOC100823708 gene encoding protein ZINC INDUCED FACILITATOR-LIKE 1 isoform X2 is translated as MSSVEEALLLKPPPSTVVCHRAAAEAVAAACHHDGCPGCAMDRRKESLGGRIPIRELSFVSATTLAASLPITCLFPFMYFMVRDFNVAKNEEDIGSYAGFLAASYMIGRATTSIFWGIAADRLGRKPVIAFSMLSVVLLQTLFGLSTKYWMAVAARLLLGSLNGILGPIKAYAIEVCQTEHQALGLSVVNTAWGVGLVIGPGLGGYLAQPAEKYQRAFSKESIFGRFPYLLPCLVVSLFAAIVLLSCIWLPETIHKHKITEKDIKIVKALPSQQAHWDLPRKKSLLQNWPWMSTMASYCLFGLHETAYSEILSLWAVSDRKYGGLSFSSGDIGEVLAVAGASLLVYQLIIYHWVNKFLGPLISSRIASALSILVLATFPFMTYLSGSKLSFALYAATMTRSVLGITISTAMCLIQNNAVRQDQRGTANGISTTAMSFFKAVAPLGAGVLFSWAQKRQNATFFPGDQVVFLMLILVQLAGLTSTFEPFLVMPAAEECR
- the LOC100823708 gene encoding protein ZINC INDUCED FACILITATOR-LIKE 1 isoform X3, encoding MSSVEEALLLKPPPSTVVCHRAAAEAVAAACHHDGCPGCAMDRRKESLGGRIPIRELSFVSATTLAASLPITCLFPFMYFMVRDFNVAKNEEDIGSYAGFLAASYMIGRATTSIFWGIAADRLGRKPVIAFSMLSVVLLQTLFGLSTKYWMAVAARLLLGSLNGILGPIKAYAIEVCQTEHQALGLSVVNTAWGVGLVIGPGLGGYLAQPAEKYQRAFSKESIFGRFPYLLPCLVVSLFAAIVLLSCIWLPETIHKHKITEKDIKIVKALPSQQAHWDLPRKKSLLQNWPWMSTMASYCLFGLHETAYSEILSLWAVSDRKYGGLSFSSGDIGEVLAVAGASLLVYQLIIYHWVNKFLGPLISSRIASALSILVLATFPFMTYLSGSKLSFALYAATMTRSVLGITISTAMCLIQNNAVRQDQRGTANGISTTAMSFFKAVAPLGAGVLFSWAQKRQNATFFPGFGGIFVGLGVSLSAWRFPWREN